Within Stella humosa, the genomic segment AACGCGGGCGATCTCGACCTCCATCTCGGCGATATAGCTCTCCAGTTCCTCAACCGACATCGGGTCGAGCAGCCGCGGCGCCGGCTTGGCCGGACGGGGCATCAGGTCTTCGGGATCGATCGCGGACATGGCGGCTATCGTCTCCGGCTCTTGTACAGTCGTGGCCTGCCATACTATCCGGGAACGCAAAGCCGGGAACCCTGGAGGAGCACCCACCGATGGCCAATCTGCCCCCGACCATGCGCGCCGTGGAGATCGTCCGTCCCGGTGGCCCCGAGGTGCTCGTCGCCACCACCCGGCCGACCCCGCAACCCGGCCCGGGCGAAGTGCTGGTGCGCGTCCAGGCCGCCGGGATCAACCGGCCCGACGTGCTGCAGCGCAAGGGCGGATACGCCCCGCCGCCCGGTGCATCCGACCTGCCGGGCCTGGAGATCGCCGGCACCGTGGCCGCGGTCGGCGCCGATGCCGGGCGCTGGCAGCCGGGCGATGCGGTCTGCGCCCTGGTGTCGGGCGGCGGCTATGCCGAATATTGCGTGGCACCGGCGCCGCAGTGCCTGCCCATCCCCGCCGGCCTGACGATGGTCGAGGCGGGCGGGGTGCCGGAGACCTTCTTCACCGTCTGGACCAACGTCGTCGAGCGCGGGCGGCTGCAGGCGGGCGAGCGGCTGCTGGTCCATGGCGGGTCCAGCGGCATCGGCACGACCGCCATCCAGATGGCCAAGGCCTTGGGGGCCACGGTCTATGTGACGGCCGGGAGCGCCGAGAAGTGCGCGGCCTGCGTCGGCCTGGGCGCCGACCTCGCGATCGATCACGGCCGGGAAGACTTCGTGGCCCGGGTTCAAGAGGCGACCGGCGGCGCTGGTGTCGACCTCATTCTCGACATGGTCGGCGGCGACTACACCCAGCGCAACCTGGAGGCGCTGGCGGTCGAGGGCCGGCTGGTGCAGATCGCCTTCCTGCGCGGCGCCAAGGTCGAACTGAACCTGGAACCGATCATGCGCAAGCGCCTGACGCTGACGGGATCGACGCTGCGACCGCGCACCGTCGCCCAGAAGGGCGCCATCGCGGCGGCCCTGGAACAGCGGCTGTGGCCGATGCTGGCGGCTGGCCGGTTGAAGCCGCCGATCTTCCGCACCTTTCCGCTCGACCAAGCCGCGGCCGCCCATGCGCTGATGGAATCCAGCACGCATATCGGCAAGATCGTCCTGGAAGTCTGAGCCGCCGGACGATTGGGGCGGCCGGCCGTGCGACAGGAACCCGAGGCCGGCCGACCGCCGTTCGACGAAGACCATTACCGGCGGCAGCTACCGCCGGGCGAGGCCGGCGGCGACGCCTGGGCGCACTACTGCGCGACTGGCTGGCGGCGCGGGCTCGACCCGCATCCGCTGTTCAGCAGCCGCCACTATCTGGCGCGGGCGCCCGGGGCGGCCGAAAGCGGGCTCGACCCGTTGACCCACTATCTGCGGGTCGGCGCCGCGGCCGGCCGGTCGTTCCATCCGGCCTTCGACATCGTCCGCTATCGCGACCTGCTGCCGCCGGGCGAGACGGCGGCCGACCCGTTGCTCCACTACCTGATCCACGGCGCCGGACGCGGCCTCAGCCCGTGCGATTTCTTCGACCCCGAATATTATCTCCAGGGCGCCGGACCGGAGGCCGCCAGCGATCCGCTCTCCCACTACCTCTCGGTCGGCTGGCGGCGGGGCCTGGCCTTCCACCCGCTCTTCGCGCCCGACTGGTACATGGCCCAGCCCGGCGCCGGCCGCCACAGCCCGATCCCGCTCGTCGACTTCCTGCTGACGCCGGTCGGTGCCAAGCGAATCCCGCACCCGTTCGTCGAGCCGGGCCAGGCCAGGCCCGACATGCTGGATCGCCTGCTGGATGGCGGTGCGGAGCGATCGGCACCGGCGATCAACCGCCTGCGGTCGGATGGCTGGTTCCGTCGCGACGGCGGCAGCCGGCGCGGCTATCTGGCGGCCCGGCCGCGGCATCGGGCGGCGGGCCGCCGGCGGGTCGTCTTCGTCGGCCACGAAGCGAGCCGGTCGGGGGCACCGCTGATCCTCCTGCGCCTCATCGAGCATGCCGTGGCGACGGGCCTGCTCGAGCCGTTCGTCATCCTGGTCAAGGGCGGGGCGCTGCTCGACGCCTACGCCGCGACCGCGCACGTGCTGCTGGCCGAGCCGGGCGAGGCGCCGGGCGAGATGGTCCGCTACCTGCTGGACCGGCTGGCCGACGAGCCGCCCGCAGCCGGCCTCGTCAACACGATCGCCCGCCCGGACTTCCTGCCCGTCCTGGCCAGGGCCGGGCTGCCGCCGCACGTGATGGTCTACGAGCCACCGGACATGGCGCCGGCCAACGACGTGCGGGTCGTGGCCCTCCATGCCCACCGGCTGGTGTTCGCCTCGCACGACACCGCCGCCCGCTTTGCCCGACTGGCGCCCAACGCGAAGGGCACCAGCGTGGCGCTCCATGCCGGGTCGACGGCACCGACGCTGCGTGGGCTGAGCCGCCCGGACGAGCCGGCCGAGCTGATCGTGCTGGGCTGCGGCGTGCTGAGCTGGCGCAAGGGCATCGACTGGTTCGTGGCCGTCGCGCGCAAGGTCCTGGCCCTGCTGCCGGTCGACACGCCCGTGCGCTTCCGCTGGGTCGGCCCCAGCCAGCAGCGCCACCATGAAGGGGTCGACCTCTGGGCCGTCTATGACGCCGAAGCCTTCGGCGTCGGTCATCGGGTGGAGTTCGCAGGCCCGGTGGAAGACATGGCCGGCCACTATGCCGAGGCCGCCATCTTCCTCTGCACCTCGCGCGCGGACGCCTTTCCGGGCGTCGTCCTGGAGGCGATGGATGCCGGCCTACCCGTCATCGCCTTCGACGGCAGTGGCGGCGCGCCGGAAGCCCTGGCGGAAGGCGCCGGCATCATCGTGCCCTATGGCGATATCGACGCCATGGCGGCGGCGGCAGCGGCCCTGCTGCGATCGTCGACGGCGCGGCGGGAAATGGGCGCGCGGGCGGCCGATCGGATCGCCCGAAGCTATCGCTTCGCCGACTACACGGCCGCGGTTCTGCGCCCGATCCTGCCGGCGATCCGGGCCGAACAGATGGCCGGCGTCGCGATCGCCGGCATGAACGCCGGCATGAACGATACGGGCGCGACGCCGGCAACCGCCCCCGTCCCGGCCGTCGCGGCGAAACCGGCGCCCCGTCTCGACCCGTTGCGCGCCACCGTGCTGGTGGTGGTGGACGGCCGCGACAGCGAATCCGCTATCCTGGCGCTCAATCTCGCGGGCGTGCTGCGCCAGAGCCGGAACGTCGTCCTGGCCATCTGCGCCGCGCGGGCACTGGCGGTGACCGGACGGCTTGCCGCCCACGTCGTGGCCCTGCTCGACCTGGCGCAGATGCGCAATCCCGGTGGGCTCAAGATCGAGTTCGACCGTCTGGCGGACGAGCATCGGGTCGTGCGCGCGATCCTGGTCGGCACACTGCCCCCGGCGATCGCGATCACGCTGGCCGCGCGCTTCGTGCCGGCAGTGCATGTGCCGGCCCGCGCGCTGGGCAACGGCCCCGACCGCGAGATGGCGCTTTGGTCTCAGGCCGTGGTGGCGACGACACCCGCCATCGCCGATTCCGTGGCCGCCATGTTTCCGGAGCGCACCGCCCGCGACCGGCCCTGCTGGCCGGTCGGGCGGTCGCGCATCTGGACCGGCAGCGTGGCCGGGCGGCGCGCGGCCGTCGAGCGGTTGCAGGCCGCCCTGGGCGGCGGCGGCGGCGAGGGCCGGCCGCTGACGGTGCTGGGGGCGGGGCCGCCAACGCTGGAAGGCGGGTTCGACCGGTTCATGGACTGCGCGGCGCGCCTCGCCGAGCACGCCAACATCCGCTTCCTGTGGATATGCGATCCGGGCAGCACCGACAGCGCGGAATGGCAGGCGACGCGCCGGCGGCTGGCCGAGGATGCGCGCTATCGCCGGCTCGTGCCCTGGGGTGAGACACCCTCGCTCGATCCGGTCTATCCGCTGGCCGGGATATTCCTGGCGACGGGCGGCGGCGACCGCATCCCGACGGCCGTCGCGGGCGCGATGGAGCATCGCCTTCCCGTCGTGGCCTTTCGCGATGGAGGCGCGCTGGCAGCCTTGCTCGCCGGGAATGGCTGGCTTGTGGACGAGTTCGATGCCGCGGCGGCAGCGGCCGTCATCGCCCGCCTGGCCGGGGCCGTGGCCGAGCGGACGGCCGCCGGCCAGGCAGCCGAGCTGCTGGCACGAACCTTCCTGCCGATGGTGGAGTGGGTCGCGCAGGTCGACCGGCTGGCCATCGAGCGCGCGACCGATGCCGCGCGCGAGCAGGCCGACGTCGCCACCATCCTGGCCGACCCCGAGTTCGACCATGGAGAGTTCGCCGGCCCGGATAGGGACGCGGGCGAGCGCGCCTTCTCGGTCCTGACCCATGTCCGGCACTGGAGTGCGGGCTTCTGCCCCCGGCGGCCCGCCCCGGGGGTACATCCGGGCGTCCTACGGGAGAATGGCGGGCACGGATCCGGCGATCCCTTCGCCGGCCATATCCGGGCCGGCAAGCCCGCCGGGCCGGGACGCCGGGAGGTGATCGGGCCGGACGCGCAGCCCGGCGTCGAGACCGGCATGCGCGCGGCCCTGCACATCCACCTGTTCCATACCGACCTGGGGCCGGACCTGCTGCGCCGGCTGGCGGTCAATCGGCACCGCTGCGACCTGATCCTGACCACCGATACCCCGGCCAAGGCTCGCGAGATCGCATGGTCGCTAGGCGCGATGGAGAATGGGCGCGCACGCGTTGTCGTCGTGCCCAATCGCGGACGGGACCTGGGTGCCTTCCTGACCGGCGTCGGCGGCGGGATGCTGGCCGGATACGACGTCGTCGGCCACCTGCACGGCAAGAAGGCCAGGCACCAGTCGGACAGCCAGACGGAACGCTGGCGCGAGCGCCTGTTCCAGTCGCTGCTGGGCGAGGTCCATCCCATGATGGACGCCATCCTTGCCCGCTTCGCCGCCGACCCTCGCCTGGGCCTGGTCCACCCCGACGATCCGCACCTGATCGGCTGGGACGAGCGGCCGCCCAACGCGCCGACGTCGCCGCTGCGCAGCAACCGCCACTGGGCCGGCATGCTGGCACCGCGCCTGGGCCTCGACCGATTGCCGGCGTTCTTCGATTTCCCGGTCGGCAGCATGTTCTGGGCGCGGCGGGCCGCCCTGCAGCCGCTGTTCGACCTGGACCTGGGCTGGCAGGACTATCCCGACGAGCCGGTGGACCGCGACGGGACCGTCCTGCATGCGATCGAGCGCCTGTTCGGCATCGTGGCCGAACGGGCCGGCTACCGGGTCGCGGTCAGCCACGTACCGGGTTTCACCAGATAGGCCAAGGGTAATGGCTATCGGCGTGAATCGTCCCAAAAGGTTGCGCCAGACGGTGCTGGCGCCTTCCATGGCGCGCGGGCACAGCCTATATAGCCCCCCATCAGGACAGCAATGACCGGATGACGGACCCGCCGGAGCGGGCACGAACCGGGAGGCTCAACCAGAAGGATTCGGTGCGATGACCCTGCCGCTGATGCCGAAGGCCACCGCCGTGTGGCTGGTCGAGAACACGGCGCTCACCTTCCAGCAGATCGCCGATTTCTGCGGCCTGCACGAGCTTGAGGTGCAGGCGATCGCCGATGGCGAGGTCGCGGCGGGCATGCAGGGGTGGGACCCGGTCGGCAACGGCCAGTTGACGCGCGAGGAGATCGCCCGCTGCGAGGCCGACCCGGCCCTGCGGCTGAAGCTGATCAAGGCGAACATTCCCCTGCCCCAGGCCAAGGGCAAGGGCCCGCGCTACACGCCCATCAGCCGCCGCCAGGACAAGCCGAACGCCATTGCCTGGCTGATCCGCGCCCATCCGGAACTGTCCGACGCCCAGGTATCCAAGCTGATCGGCACCACCAAGCCGACCATCGAGAAGATCCGCGACCGCAGCCACCCGGATAGCCAGAACATCAAGCCGGCCCACCCCGTCACGCTTGGCCTGTGCACCCAGGTGGAACTGGATACCGCCCTGGCACGCGCCCACAAGACGCGCCCGCCCAGCCAGCGGCCGGTCGACGACCTGGAAGAGGAGCAGGCCTACTGAGGCTGGGTCATTCGGGCACCGGCACGGTGTAGTTGAGGCCCATCCGGCCGCCATCGGCGAAGATGGTCTGGCCGGTGACGTAGCTCGAATCCTCGCTGGCGAGGAACAGCGCCACGGCGGCGATCTCCTCGGGCTCGCCGCAGCGGCCGAGCGGGGTGCGCGACAGGATGCGACGGCGGGCCGTCTCGTCGTTCATCATCACCTGCAGCATCTCGGTCCGGATGCTGCCGGGGCCGATCGCGTTCACCCGCACCCCCTTGTCGGCCAGCGCGATCGCCATCGCCGTGGTCAACTGGCTGACGCCGGCCTTGCTGACGACATAGGGAATGGCCGTCGGGATGGCCAGCTTGGCCGTGACGGACGACAGGTTCACGATGCTGCCGCGCCCGCCATCGGCCGCGAACTGGCGCGCCATCTGCCGGGCCGCGGCCTGGCCGACCAGGAACGTGCCCTTCAGGTTGACGCGCAGCACGCGGTCGAAATCGGCCTCCTCCAGGTCGAGGAATTCTGCCGCGTGCAGGATGCCGGCATTGTTCACCAGGACATCGACCCGGCCGAAGCGGGCAACGGTGCCCGCCACCAGGTCGGCGGCCGACTGGCCGCAGCCGACGTCGCAGACCAGGAAGGCGGCATTGGCGCCCAGCCCGGCCGCTGCGGCCGCGCCGCGCTCCGCCCCGATGTCGGCCAGCATCACCCGCGCGCCCTCGTCCACGAAGCGGCGGGCGATGGCGAGGCCGATTCCCTGCGCCGCACCGGTCACGATCGCCACCTTGTTCGCCAGACGCATGCCGTTTCCCCGGGGATGTTTGCCGGCCGGAGCCTAGCCCCGGAACGGGCTCTCGACCAAATGCCGCGCACCGCCTATCGATAAATGATCTGCGCCCCGTTCCCGGACCGACCCGCCATGTCCCTGCCCGACGGCTATACCGACGTCCCCGCCGGCAAGCTCGCCACCGTCGTAACCGCGCTCGAGATGCTGGCGCCGCCGGCCGCCCGGCCCGACCCCTCGCCCGCGCCATGGACGCTGCGCCCGGCGCACCGCCCCGACCTCGACTGGTATCGCGATCTCTATCGCCGGGTGGGCGAGGACTGGCTCTGGTTCTCGCGCCTGCGCATGGCCGACACGGCGCTGGCCGCGATCATCCACGACCCCGGCGTGGCGGTGTTCGCGCTGGCGGTCGACGGGCGCGACGAGGGCCTGCTGGAACTCGACTTCCGCGCGCCCGGCATCTGCGAGCTGGCCTTCTTCGGAGTGACGGCCGGCCAGCTCGGCTCCGGCGCCGGGCGCTGGCTGATGAACCGGGCGGTCGAGCAGGCCTGGTCGCGGCCGATCGGGCGCCTGTGGGTGCATACCTGCACGCTGGACCACCCGGCAGCCCTTGCCTTCTATATCCGCTCGGGCTTCACCCCCTACCAGCGGCAGATCGAGATCGCCGACGACCCCCGCCTGCTGGGCGAGGCCCCGCGATCGGCCGCCGCCCACATCCCGATGCTTTAGCCGGGGGCCCGCGCGTAGCCGATCCGGCCCAGCGCCTGGCGGATCTCGTCGAGCGCCGCCGGGTCGTCGATGGTGGCCGGCATGCGGTAGTCCTGGCTGTCGGCGATCGCCCGCATGGTGCCGCGCAGGATCTTGCCCGATCGCGTCTTGGGCAGGCGCTGGACGACGACGGCGGTCTTGAAGGCCGCGACCGGCCCGATGCGGTCGCGCACGAGCTGCACGACATCGCGGGCAACCTCGTCCGTGCTGCGCCTGGCACCCGACTTCAGCACCAGCAGGCCGAGCGGTACCTGCCCCTTCAGCTCGTCGGCGACGCCGATCACCGCGCATTCGGCCACGTCGGGATGGCCGGCCAGCACCTCTTCCATCGCCCCGGTCGACAGGCGGTGGCCAGCCACGTTGATGATGTCGTCGGTGCGCGACATGACATGGACATAGCCGTCGCCGTCGATGAAGCCGGCATCGCCCGTCTGGTAGTAGCCGGGGAAGGCCGCCAAGTAGGCTTGGCGAAAGCGCGCCTCGGCGTTCCACAGGGTCGGCAGGGCGCCGGGCGGCAGCGGCAGCCGGATCGCCAGCGCCCCGACATCGCCCGCCGCCATCGGGCGACCCTCGGCGTCGAGACAGCATACGTCCCAGCCCGGCACGGCCACCGTCGGCGAGCCGGGCTTCACCGGCATCAGGCCCAGGCCCATGCAGTTGGCGGCGATCGGCCAGCCGGTCTCGGTCTGCCACCAATGGTCGATGACCGGCACCCGCAGCAGGTCCTGCGCCCATTCCACGGTTGGCGGATCGGCCCGCTCGCCGGCCAGGAACAGCGCCCGGAACCGGCCGAGGTCGTACTGCGCCAGCAGCCGGCCCTCCGGGTCGTCGCGCTTGATCGCGCGGAAGGCCGTGGGCGCGGTGAACATGACCGCCACCCCGTGCTGGGCGATCACCCGCCAGAAGGCGCCGGCATCGGGCGTGCCGACCGGCTTGCCCTCGTAAAGGACGCTCGTGGCCCCGGCCAGCAGGGGCGCATAGACGATGTAGGAATGGCCCACCACCCAGCCGACGTCGGACGCGGTGAACATCACCTCGCCCGGGGCTACCGCATAGATGTTGTCCATGCTCCAGCGCAGCGCCACGGCATGGCCGCCATGGTCGCGCACGATGCCCTTGGGCTGGCCGGTCGTGCCGGAGGTGTAGAGGATGTAGAGCGGGTCGGTCGCGGCCACCGGCACGCAGTCATGCGGCCGAGCGGCCGCCACGGCATCGGCCCAGTCGAGGTCGCGACCGGGCTCCAGCGTTGCCGCCAGCATCGGCCGCTGCAGGACGATGCAATGGCGCGGCTTGGCCTGGGCCAGGCGGATCGCCTCGTCCAGCAAGGGCTTGTAGGCGATCGTGCGGCTAACCTCGATCCCGCAGGA encodes:
- a CDS encoding rhamnan synthesis F family protein — encoded protein: MRQEPEAGRPPFDEDHYRRQLPPGEAGGDAWAHYCATGWRRGLDPHPLFSSRHYLARAPGAAESGLDPLTHYLRVGAAAGRSFHPAFDIVRYRDLLPPGETAADPLLHYLIHGAGRGLSPCDFFDPEYYLQGAGPEAASDPLSHYLSVGWRRGLAFHPLFAPDWYMAQPGAGRHSPIPLVDFLLTPVGAKRIPHPFVEPGQARPDMLDRLLDGGAERSAPAINRLRSDGWFRRDGGSRRGYLAARPRHRAAGRRRVVFVGHEASRSGAPLILLRLIEHAVATGLLEPFVILVKGGALLDAYAATAHVLLAEPGEAPGEMVRYLLDRLADEPPAAGLVNTIARPDFLPVLARAGLPPHVMVYEPPDMAPANDVRVVALHAHRLVFASHDTAARFARLAPNAKGTSVALHAGSTAPTLRGLSRPDEPAELIVLGCGVLSWRKGIDWFVAVARKVLALLPVDTPVRFRWVGPSQQRHHEGVDLWAVYDAEAFGVGHRVEFAGPVEDMAGHYAEAAIFLCTSRADAFPGVVLEAMDAGLPVIAFDGSGGAPEALAEGAGIIVPYGDIDAMAAAAAALLRSSTARREMGARAADRIARSYRFADYTAAVLRPILPAIRAEQMAGVAIAGMNAGMNDTGATPATAPVPAVAAKPAPRLDPLRATVLVVVDGRDSESAILALNLAGVLRQSRNVVLAICAARALAVTGRLAAHVVALLDLAQMRNPGGLKIEFDRLADEHRVVRAILVGTLPPAIAITLAARFVPAVHVPARALGNGPDREMALWSQAVVATTPAIADSVAAMFPERTARDRPCWPVGRSRIWTGSVAGRRAAVERLQAALGGGGGEGRPLTVLGAGPPTLEGGFDRFMDCAARLAEHANIRFLWICDPGSTDSAEWQATRRRLAEDARYRRLVPWGETPSLDPVYPLAGIFLATGGGDRIPTAVAGAMEHRLPVVAFRDGGALAALLAGNGWLVDEFDAAAAAAVIARLAGAVAERTAAGQAAELLARTFLPMVEWVAQVDRLAIERATDAAREQADVATILADPEFDHGEFAGPDRDAGERAFSVLTHVRHWSAGFCPRRPAPGVHPGVLRENGGHGSGDPFAGHIRAGKPAGPGRREVIGPDAQPGVETGMRAALHIHLFHTDLGPDLLRRLAVNRHRCDLILTTDTPAKAREIAWSLGAMENGRARVVVVPNRGRDLGAFLTGVGGGMLAGYDVVGHLHGKKARHQSDSQTERWRERLFQSLLGEVHPMMDAILARFAADPRLGLVHPDDPHLIGWDERPPNAPTSPLRSNRHWAGMLAPRLGLDRLPAFFDFPVGSMFWARRAALQPLFDLDLGWQDYPDEPVDRDGTVLHAIERLFGIVAERAGYRVAVSHVPGFTR
- a CDS encoding DUF1192 domain-containing protein — encoded protein: MSAIDPEDLMPRPAKPAPRLLDPMSVEELESYIAEMEVEIARVRAAIEAKRGHRGVAEALFRR
- a CDS encoding propionyl-CoA synthetase — encoded protein: MTSRYQEAHQRALNDPEAFWGEAARAIDWVRAPTRILERQADGTGRWFADGILNTCWNALDRHVEGGRADQAALIYDSPVTGVVQRFTYRELRDQVALFAGALVALGVVQGDRVVIYMPMVPEAAIAMLACARLGAIHSVVFGGFAAAELATRLDDARPTVVVSASCGIEVSRTIAYKPLLDEAIRLAQAKPRHCIVLQRPMLAATLEPGRDLDWADAVAAARPHDCVPVAATDPLYILYTSGTTGQPKGIVRDHGGHAVALRWSMDNIYAVAPGEVMFTASDVGWVVGHSYIVYAPLLAGATSVLYEGKPVGTPDAGAFWRVIAQHGVAVMFTAPTAFRAIKRDDPEGRLLAQYDLGRFRALFLAGERADPPTVEWAQDLLRVPVIDHWWQTETGWPIAANCMGLGLMPVKPGSPTVAVPGWDVCCLDAEGRPMAAGDVGALAIRLPLPPGALPTLWNAEARFRQAYLAAFPGYYQTGDAGFIDGDGYVHVMSRTDDIINVAGHRLSTGAMEEVLAGHPDVAECAVIGVADELKGQVPLGLLVLKSGARRSTDEVARDVVQLVRDRIGPVAAFKTAVVVQRLPKTRSGKILRGTMRAIADSQDYRMPATIDDPAALDEIRQALGRIGYARAPG
- a CDS encoding NAD(P)H-quinone oxidoreductase translates to MANLPPTMRAVEIVRPGGPEVLVATTRPTPQPGPGEVLVRVQAAGINRPDVLQRKGGYAPPPGASDLPGLEIAGTVAAVGADAGRWQPGDAVCALVSGGGYAEYCVAPAPQCLPIPAGLTMVEAGGVPETFFTVWTNVVERGRLQAGERLLVHGGSSGIGTTAIQMAKALGATVYVTAGSAEKCAACVGLGADLAIDHGREDFVARVQEATGGAGVDLILDMVGGDYTQRNLEALAVEGRLVQIAFLRGAKVELNLEPIMRKRLTLTGSTLRPRTVAQKGAIAAALEQRLWPMLAAGRLKPPIFRTFPLDQAAAAHALMESSTHIGKIVLEV
- a CDS encoding GNAT family N-acetyltransferase, which produces MSLPDGYTDVPAGKLATVVTALEMLAPPAARPDPSPAPWTLRPAHRPDLDWYRDLYRRVGEDWLWFSRLRMADTALAAIIHDPGVAVFALAVDGRDEGLLELDFRAPGICELAFFGVTAGQLGSGAGRWLMNRAVEQAWSRPIGRLWVHTCTLDHPAALAFYIRSGFTPYQRQIEIADDPRLLGEAPRSAAAHIPML
- a CDS encoding SDR family NAD(P)-dependent oxidoreductase — its product is MRLANKVAIVTGAAQGIGLAIARRFVDEGARVMLADIGAERGAAAAAGLGANAAFLVCDVGCGQSAADLVAGTVARFGRVDVLVNNAGILHAAEFLDLEEADFDRVLRVNLKGTFLVGQAAARQMARQFAADGGRGSIVNLSSVTAKLAIPTAIPYVVSKAGVSQLTTAMAIALADKGVRVNAIGPGSIRTEMLQVMMNDETARRRILSRTPLGRCGEPEEIAAVALFLASEDSSYVTGQTIFADGGRMGLNYTVPVPE
- a CDS encoding DUF1013 domain-containing protein; this translates as MTLPLMPKATAVWLVENTALTFQQIADFCGLHELEVQAIADGEVAAGMQGWDPVGNGQLTREEIARCEADPALRLKLIKANIPLPQAKGKGPRYTPISRRQDKPNAIAWLIRAHPELSDAQVSKLIGTTKPTIEKIRDRSHPDSQNIKPAHPVTLGLCTQVELDTALARAHKTRPPSQRPVDDLEEEQAY